The genomic stretch tcaggaaaaaagcccGGCTGTTGATAACGCTTTTGGCTGGGCACTCAGCAGCCTGGGCACCCCCTTTCTCCAGGAGGATGCCGAGAGCAAAGTcacccaccacctcttcttccattttaaaagcaatttttcttgcATCTATTTGTAGcccaagaaaatgagaaatttgcCTCTCGAAATCTCCGCCAGTTCGCTTCAAGGATTTGTGGCAATTTGCTGCCCGGATTATGCCCCTGGAGCACGCCCTGCCTGATTAATCTGCTGGAGGCTGggaaggaatttatttttaaaacttctggtTTTAGGGCTGCAGGCACTAGATTTTTCTAGGCTGTTGTTTAGAAACATCGAGGCCTCCACAGGAGCATCACTTCCATAAATgctcttttcttaaaattaaaaaaaaaagccaagattGAGGGGGCCAAAACTGCTAGTTTTTCAAAACCCTTCCAGGCATGGCTCTCGCACGCCCAGGAGTATCTACTTTTGAACAAAAAGACCCCGTAAAAAGGAAGCTCTGCCATTCTCTGGGAGTATTGCTTCCCCCTAGCAACCCATTGCTCCAGAAGGTCTCAATGCCCCATGCTGTGGGCTCGGTGCTGCGAGGGGACCATGGCTTCGCTGGGCAGAAAATCATCTGTAAAACCCCCGAGCCTGGTCCAAACCCCCCCTGGAGCTGCAAAAAGCCTCAAGGAGAATGGGGGGCTTCAAGCCTCGCCCCGGCACCGTTCCCAGCAGCCCCGAACAGAGCCTTTGGGTGCTGTCGCCACTGCCCGGTGGGGTGAGGACACTCCCCGGCGTAAGGGGAGATGCCAGCCTTTGCCAGGGCGAACCCCAGTGACGCCGCGGCCCTGAGAGGATTACCAGTGGCGAGTCCCCATCGGGATAAAGCTGGGATGAACGCAGCCGCCGTGGAGGCGGACtcggggacacccccccccagctggttgaacggggcggggggaggcacAGGCAGGTGCCCTGAGCTGCGGAGGCCGAGTGGGCTCATCACACCGCTGTGTCCAGGGGCAGCTGCAGAAGAGGCAGCACCCGGGAAAGGGGGGGTGCTGGAGCACCCCCGGCCCGGCTCACCCCTGCTATGCtctggggggggctgtggtTTTTCTCCCTCGCTATGCCCTAACACAGCCCACCGGCTGCAGAGACTAAAGGAGACACTCACCCACTCTGGGGGGGCCACAGCACCCaggcgggcagggcaggagctgggcaggcaCCCACGCACACCGccacccactcccccccccccccccccgcttttgCAACCCTTCCCTTCGCACACGGCGCACCCCCAACCCCCCTACCACCCGGGCACCCCCCTTTGCAAttcccccccgccagccccgctcACCCGAAGAGCCCCCGCAGGAAGGAGTGGGAGCCCTTCACCCGCTTCTCGGCCTCCGCCATCAGCTGCACGGCCTCCCGCTCCTTGCCCGTGCTGTCCATCGCGGCGGGCCCCCTTCggcctccgcctcctcctcctcctcctgcaccgGCGGGCGCGTGCACGAggggggagggcggcggcgggcgcgtGCACGGGGGCGGGGCGTGCGCATCACGGCGCGGCGTTGCAGGGTGCACGGGGCAGTGCTGCAGGATGCGTGATTCCGGGTGCGTGATGCACGGCGGCGCCTCGCACGATGTTGCGCGTTGCTGCACGATGTTGCACGATGCTGCACGTCACACGACGCACAATGTGGCACGATGCACGATGTTGCACCAGGCACGCTGCTGCATGCTACCCGTTGCACGATGCTGCACAATGCACGTTGCTGCATGTTACAGGTTGCTGCACGTTACACGATGCACGTTGCACAATGTTGCACGTTAAACCATGCTGCACATTACACGATGCACAATGTTGCACAATGCACGTTGCTGCACGATGCACAATGTTGCACAATGCATGTTGCTGCACATTACGTGAGATTGCACAATGCACAGTGCTGCATGTTACACATTGCTGCTACACGACACACATTGTGCAATGTTACACATTGCTGCATGTTGCACGATGCACAGTGCTGCATATTACACGATGTTGCTCACTGCTGCACATTGCACAATGTTGCTCACTGCTGCACGTTGCACAATGTTGCTCACTGCTGCACGCTGCTGCACGTTGCATGACGTTGCACAATGCATGTTGCACACTGCTGCACGCACCACCCCAGCTTCCCCCAAAGGGGAGGAAGGCAAGCACACCAGGCAGCATTTTCCCTTCAACTCTCCAGCGTTTTGGAAGCAGTAGCATCAACACACCATCCACATGTCGAGCGCTGGGGTGAGGCGGTGTGAAGGAACACTCAGGactcttctgcagcttttttaaaagcagacatCCCGACACCTGCGCGTACAGCTGGAGTCAATCGGCTTTTGCACCTTCACAACAACGGAGGACTGTGCAAGAGGGTGAAATTCGTTCAGCTGTGCTGCCCCAGAGGCACCTGTGATATAGTAAAAGTTGAAAGATCAAGAACATGAGAATGAGCAAGAGGGAGTCATGAGCAATCACAAAGCTTAATTAAATGCTTGATGAATTTACGATCTTGCTAAGAAGGCACAAGCAGAGGCCTTGCTTGatagatagggccagaaaagataagaactcctgcctttgttcactaatgaaaacttagataataagagcactaacaAGTATTTTTAGGGACTAACAAGCATTCTTTAAGGATAAGATGTTCCAAAACATGTAAAGGACCATACTGCAcagaatcacctgaggaggGTCAAGTAGCgaacaagtgaggaagactatggaagaccaccagaggaccgctgaagaccaccagagaccttcaatgtgCCTGAGTaaaggacatttgcatatgctaatagctTCCCGGAgaactaatgaatatgtataacatttctcggaaatctagtgaatatgtatgtagaacacgtacttaacctgcacaacTGGGCCTGACGGTGTGCATGATAGGTGGAGCAATCCCCTGTgcacccagcgctgcaataaagaatgctgcaataaagaatgcctgctttctaaaactccaaaattgagTTGTAGAGAGTTTCTTTGACCAGCTTTTTCGGTATCACCTGTAACCCtcagaattacaaaaaaaatttctaaagaTAGATTCATTCGTGACCTTGCTGAAAACGTACATCCCTCTTAGGAAATAAGCTAGGATTGGAGTACTTAAAATACAAGGAAATTGAAAAAGTGTATTTATCCCAAcctgaaagtcttttttttttttttttttgccagctctgattctgctttcatttacatTACTCTGAGTTTCCACAGAATTACTTTAAGAGAGGCAGAGCTGAAGCTTAGGCTCCTGGTAGAAGGGTCATTGTTTCCAGTGGATATTCTGCATTAAGCGAAAGGGTACAGAAGAAGTCAGAACAGGCAGAAAATGTGCCCGTTTTCTCTTGCTTGCATTTGTGCTCTaccgccgccccccccaccaccccaatTATCTGAGCACACAGACGAGTCCCTCCTTATTTAGCAAAGCAGTTCAGCACACGGCTTACAGACTTCACACAGATGGATtcacaggagaaaagaaggtagaaatctctttttttacCCTGTGAAGCTGCACCCGCCTCATTTCTTAACTGAAGGCGAAAGGGCCGAGGCCCTGCGAGGGACGCTTGTCAGCAAAGGCCGAAGCGGGAGCCTGGCTCTCGGGCAGGCCCGGTGTGAGGAGGGACCCCTCGAAGCGCCTTCTCTACTCACACAGCTGCTTATTTCCTCGGGTTTTTAAGGCCGGAGCGGTGTGTCCCCACGCACACAGAGCCCACTCAGCCCCCCAGAACGATGGgcggaggggtgggggaggcaggcagggagcacagccaCTCGCCCAGCGGGAGGATTACGGGGCTGGAAGGGGCAGGACTGCGCTGTGCAGACAGCCGGCCCCGACGTTAGGCAGATTagcgggccgggcccggggcctTCAAGCCGCTGAGggcgggcggaggcggcggcccGGCCTTCCCGCGCCCGCCTACAGCTCCCGGCGTGCCCCGCGGCCGGGCGGCACCGCCATGTCGTCACTGCCCTGCGCCCTCGGCGTCTCCATGGCGACACTGGCGCATCCCGGCGGCGGGacgccccccgcccccatcGCCGGCCCTCAAACTCCCTGCGGACCGCCAGCAATcccccggggggggcacccccaggGCTGAGGCAACCCCCAGACCTCCAGAAACGTCCCTGGCTTCCaaagggcaggggggagcagaGAGACGCCCAGGGGCATGCCAGCCGctgccctcccccagcccctctgcctcaCACAGGCCAGCAGCAGGCGCTTGCCTTCAACCCTGTCCACAACAGGAACCGAGTTATGGTAATCAAGGTGTAATTAATCCCCCCcgacacacaccccccccgcgGGTTCGTATCCCTGCCCAGGAGCTGTCTGCGCGCACGCAGGCCCGTGGTGGCAGGGGCACCCCTGTGCCCCCCCGCTGACAGCCGGGTGGGTGCTCGGAGGTAACGTCACCCTCACCGCCACGGGTCTCACCCCTGCAAACAGCCCGTGACCCCATCCCCAGCGCTCGTCCACTGGGCTGTCTGCGCCCGGGTAAGGAAATACCAGCTCTGGCGTCCGTGGGCTCACATAACCACGTAAAGGCAGGAGCGTGGGACGGGTCTGGGGCATCCGCGAGACACGGCTGTGCCTTGGAGCTGAGCAAAGCCAGGGGATGCTTCGCGGGCAGGACGGCAGAGCTGGGGGTCCACAGcaggaaagctgggggaaaagccCGCTGCTGGGGGAAATGCGGGGTGCTGACCTTGTTGCCGGGAGAAACTAGACCCAGTAGCATTTTCAAAGCCAGAAGCCGCCATCCGAATCCAAGGTCGCTGGTAAAACTGATAACTGCTACACATTGCGAAGGATCCCAGATAATCCCaggttttgtttcccttttccagGCAGCACAAAATGGAGCCTTTTTATCTCTATGATCTCGGGTtcttaacagaaaacaaagctattGAAAGGATCCTCTGCCCCATGGCTGCGCAGCTCTGCCATCTAATCCTCGCCCTGGAATGGGAAGATGGGATTTATCAGGACTTTCCCAATTTAGGGGAGAATGCAGAAAAATTAGCCAAAGCCACAGAAGAACTCGCTTCTGTTGCAAGAAGGTAAGTTTGCTGGGTGTCTCCATGGCAGATTtgggggctgggaaggaggaggaagggatggCAAAGAAACTGGCAGGgagcctgcctctcctgcctggtgctccctgcctgcacccccctGGAGAGGTGGAAgcgtgaggaggaaggggatGGGGAACATGAGGGGGGGGAATAGGattaggaagggaaaaggacagATGGGACAAAGCAGGGATACGTGCTTGGAAGCGAGATGGCAAAGCAAGCTCAACAAGCAACGTTTAAGCTAAACACATCTTAAGGTAATAGACAATTGACCAAACGCTTCAGTGAATTTACTGAATGCTTCAGTAAAATTGGAGCCCAAATCCACAATTAGGCACTGGCCACtgggttattttgctgttacAGCTAGGACCTGGTAGATTGTAGACATCCTATCTTGAAGTGAATTGCGGCCACTGCAAAAGGTTCTGAAACAGTTTGCAAATACAGCTAAAATCAATTCAAGCCCAGTTAAGGTCTGGTGTGGCTAATTGTTGTAACAAAGCCCGAGGCCCCGCCGAGGCTGGTACTCACAGGATGGCAAAGAGCTGAGCCCAGCAGCTTCTGTTCCAGGTTGGCTGAGGAGTCCAGCGACGAGGTGTTCAAGAAGGAGACGTGTCCTGCGGCCGAGTCCCTCGTCCTGGCAGGGAGGTGCATGCTGCTGGCGGCCCACAAGCTCCAGGTGCAGCCAGAGAACCCTAGCCACAGGGAGGAGCTGGCTGTGTCGGCAAAGAGGGTCTTAACAGAGACAGTGAAGGTAACAGCGGAGGGGGACAGTGCcggagggagcaggggaggaggtcAGGCTGGGATGCAGCAGTGGGTAAGGGTGCAGCTGTAGGGGGGACAAGAGCTGCCCTCCACCAGGACAGGGGCTGGGGCTCAGGGGAAGCTCTAGCTGGAGCAATGGTTGTTTCTTCACTGTGTGCTCACTAGGGCAGGTCTGCTGAGCAAAACGCACCTCTTCTCTTCCCTACAAGGGCTGTGGTGTCATCTTGGCTGCACAAGAGAAGAAATAGTGAACAGGGATTCTTGAGCCTTAGCCACTCTGAccagtttttctgctgtttatttctGATTAGATCCTTCAGATGGAAGACACTGCTGGGGCAAGGAGGATAATTCAGGCTGCCAGCTGGCTTTTGGAGCGCTTGAGTGTGCTGCGGGATGCAGGGGACATGCCAGGACTGCTGGCTGCTTTCCGGGCCTTTTCCGAGGCCCTGCTTCTGCTGAGCAATCTGACAGCAAAGCGCCTCGAGGAACTCAGAGATTGTCCTCGACAGAGGAGATTGGCCCAAACTTTGCAGCTCCTTCAAAAGTGCGTTCCTTTGCTCCACGCAGCCAAACACAGCGATCTTAAACACTCCTGGGATCAGCAAGTCAACCTCTCCAAAGGCTACGCTTTCCAGCTGACAGAGAGGACCATCAAAGAGCTCACTTCCCTGCTTATCAACAATACAGGCAGCGAGCAGCCATGGGAGAGAAATGGGACCTTCTCCCAGCATGTGAGCAGGCTGCTGGCTCTCCTCTCTTGCCCAGACCCAGTGCATCTCTCCGACAGTGAGTTCAGTGCTCATGTGGAAGCAGTCATTTTCTACTGCATGCTTCTAGCAGACTCGTCCAGGCCAGATCTAAAGCTGGACCTGGTAAAACATTGCTGGGTTCTGCTACAGCTGAGGAAGAGCATCTGCAGCCACACAAGCCAACAGGAGGGATGGCCAGGGCAAAGCTGGGGAGAAAGCAGCCTGGAGGAGGAATGTCACACCATGAGAAAGGAGGTGGAGACTCTCAACCAGGCAGTGCTCACAGCTACTCTGTGCCAAATCCTCGACACCTTCTTAGAGGGAAAGGAGCCCCTGAGGCAGTTAGTTGAAGATGCCCTCAGCCTTGCTGGTACAGGGTGTTTTCCAGCAGGACAAGGAGGACTTTTAAAGAAGCTTCAGCCCCTCACTGCCACCTTCTTCACACACGCCCAGCAGATGCTCAGAGTGGCAGACTTTGTTCTGGCCAGGTgcaccaaaacccaaactgcTAGAGAAATCAGAGAGTGGGTAGAGTATCTGAAGACACTCCTTGCCAGCCTCCCTCCACTTCTCACAGAAATGAGCAGAAATACAGCCCGGACAGGCGCTGCTGAGCAACTGCAGTCCTTGTATCATGTGTGGGCTGGAACAATAGAAAGCCTCTTGCAGTGTTTTGAGGAGACAGTCAGCATGCATGAATTCCTTAAGCTGTCCATCCAGGAAATGGCCAAGCACAGGGAATGGTGTGAAAAGGCCCTGGAAAGTCAGGACTCTGAGAGGCTCTCTTGGCACGCAACTCACCTCACCAGTTGGGCTCGGTGGGTGGTTGAAGCTACCACCAGGTACAGGGACAGAGCCACAGACCCCATTTTCAGGAATGGCTTGCTGGTTTGGGTTGAGCAACTGGCCAACTCCATCCTTGAGCTGAAAGCAGTCATAGCCCTTTGCCCAGAGAGACTCTCTTGCCTCCAAACTAGGGATGTCTTTTCAAAGGCAGCAAGCTGCCTGATGGATAGTGCTCACCACATCCAGGACGGCCTGGATGGGTCCAACCACCCAGATATTCTCAGCCCTCTCCGAGCACAAGTGCGAAGAACTGATGTTGCAAAGGGGCTTGAATCCAGCCCATTGCGTGCTGGGCTAAAAACCATTACAGATGAGGCTGCGTTGCAAGAAGACATCTTACATTGTCCGTCTTCACGACCAGGTAACTTACACCCGGATGTTGTTCCAAGGAAAGGAGATACGCACCCTGTCATTATGGCTCTCCTAGCAGCAACAAGAGCCCATGATATAGCAGCTGTCAACACTGCTTGCTCTGCCTTGCTTGAACTCTCCAACAGCTGTATCGATGCGGCAAAGGAAGCACTGCCCGTTGCTGAGTCTCCCCAGATGGAGATGCTGGGGCAGTACCAGAAGATTGTATTACTGACACCATGTGTTATTAGCCTGGCCAGGGACACAGCCCGAAGGCAGCTTCATTGTCCAAACAGACTTCTCCAAATGGCACTCACGCTCTCCAAAAGGATCTATGAGACCAAAGAGTGCCTGGCAGCCATGACAGGCTCTTGGTATAGTCTGTCTCAGCAAGTATTTGGCTTTATCTTGTCTGCTGACTTTCTGAGAGGCAAACAGGCTTTGGACGAGACTATGATGGGTTTAGCAGGAGCAGTTCAGTTAGCAGGAGACATTGCAAGCGTAGCCTGCAGTAAGGAAAATCCCATTTTCCCCAATGTCTGGGAGAGCTTTCAACAGGTCCAAGCCAAGTTTTCACGTGCTCAGATGAACACCAAAGTGTTACTTGAGAAAGCAGCATCCTTCAATGGCTCCTGCAGGGTGGGAAAGGCCAGCCTGGAGCTGCACTGTGTCCAGTGGGCCATCAGCATGCACGTCCTGCTGGGCGCTGTGGATCGGTTCATAGGCAGGGATGTCCTGTTCCTGCAGGAGCTGAGGAGCGCCGTGAAGAACAAGCTTTGCTCGCCGAGTCTCTTGGCTGCTGTGTCCGAGAACTCCCTGAGGCTGCAGGAGGCCGCCCGGCTCTCTTACTTGTCCTGCCCTGAAGACCAATGTGGCAGTGAAATCCTGGCGCTCAGGGAGGAGATAAAGGTGCTAATGGAAGCACTGCTGGATGCCTCCAATACCCTCTTGGTCTCCCCACTGTCTACTGCCAGCTTGTACATTCGCTTTGAGCTCCTGCAGAGAGACTTGGCCCTTAGGGCCAAGGCATTGTTGCTCCACCTGGAGAAGGTCAATACCGAACACCTGCGTGTCATCCGAGATGTCGTTGGAccagccctgtcccccctctctcaagaggagagggagagaaacaaaCAGGCCTTTGAAAAGAAGGCAAGTCGTCTAATGGCTAATGTTCAGTGGGTGAAAACCACCCTCCAAGACGTTCTGGAGGCCAACACGCAACTGCAGTCACAGGCAAACCTGCTCTCTGTCGCAGACCACCTCCTGATCCTCACGTCTGATGCAGTGGGCAGCGCCAGCCAGCTCTTCCAGAGCCACCGGGACAAAGGGCATCTCCGCCTAGACAGTATTGTCTGGTACTGGTCAGCAAAGGCACACTACCTCGTCACACAGCTGCGGGCCGTCCAGGGCATCAGCGGACATACTCTGCAGCTCATCAGACAACGCCTGCAGAATGTGGGAGACCAGTGCTCTCCAAGACAACACAACAGCACAGCCAAGCTCTTCGCGGCCCAAGAGCTTGATGCTCTGAGCCACACTGAGTCAGCAGAAACTTGCCCGAGCAGGAACAGACGAGGAAGTGGAGCTGTCAGGGAGGCACGTGAAATGGTACAGTAGCTTTTTAGCCCATCAACTCTTACTGCAGGGTGATGGTCAGGGCTGTCAGTCAGTCCTGGTACTCACACCATGGAGCAGTAAGATAAGTGAtgttggcagggacctctggaggtcaatAATCCAACCCCCTGGCCACCTTCACAGTTAGATCAGGTTACTGGCTGCCCTATTCAGCTGAGTTCTGGATATCTGATCTGATGGGCACTCTTGCATAAATAAACCCATCTTCAAAACACTGTTTCTGAGGAGCAGAGGGCTGTACCGCTCTCCCTCCCCTGAAACACTACCTGTCTCTGCTCAGCTCCACACCTCTCCACAAGCACCCTTTGGGACTAACGGCAAATCCACTCCCACAACAACTGCTGCTGGTTGTCAGGAGCTGGCAAAGGCTTCAGGAACAAGATCCAGATCACTCAGCAGAGCAGTTTAGAGCACTTAATCATACTTTTAAACCGCGGGCACTGTCAGCTCACATGACAGCTACCACCCGTTTGGAGACAGCTCcaggagacagcagcacggGGCACTGGGATTTTATAGTCCCACTGTGGgtgaaagggagagaagggctggttgggaaggcagagcagaCCCAGCGAGGTGGCGGGCAGTTCTCCCATCTCCTTTACTCACCAAAAACTGCTTCAGAAACACACAGGCGGAGACTTCTCAGCATTGGTGCATCTGCACACTCCAGACTTCAAATCTGTTCAGTTCTTGTCTCAACAGCACCAGAACGGTCCTCCCAGCGCCTCCTTTGCCAGCAGCCCTGCGAAGCACGAGAGAGAAGACAGTGACCCATGGCAGGGTGGCCCCAGTAAGATGTCCCAGGTCACCAAAGACATGGCAACAAGGATGCTTCACATGACTCAGTTCCTGAGGAAGAAGGGCCCCATCGTGGTATGGAGTGCTTCACCTCCTCCACCCCAGCACATTTTTTCCTCGAAACCCCTGCATTACCCTGCGTTTGTGAGAGTGGCACCAGCTATATTTATGTAAAGCACTAGAAATTACTTCCTCCTGATTAGATGTGAACTTGGCATCCAGTCCTTTCCTTGTTTCAGAATATATCTGGGCTTCCTGGATACTCCCCCTGTCTTGCAGGAAAAGTggtcttttctctcctcctctccccagacatttctttctattttgttttagaGCAAGGACCAGCTTGTCGCCTGTGCTAGGCAAATTGCTTCTGATGGGCAGGTGTTTGTTAAATTTGGCCGCATTGTTGCAAAGCACTGCCTGGACAAGAGATGCTCCgcagagctgctgtgtgctgca from Buteo buteo chromosome 9, bButBut1.hap1.1, whole genome shotgun sequence encodes the following:
- the LOC142034935 gene encoding vinculin-like; translated protein: MATRMLHMTQFLRKKGPIVSKDQLVACARQIASDGQVFVKFGRIVAKHCLDKRCSAELLCAAEQTHTISSQLSMVARVKAVTAESKSSSELLVSNAQNLIQAVLHVLKAAEAACIKPNMHLPRH